A section of the Tamandua tetradactyla isolate mTamTet1 chromosome 4, mTamTet1.pri, whole genome shotgun sequence genome encodes:
- the METTL21C gene encoding protein-lysine methyltransferase METTL21C, protein MDLCLSSTQQPGRLREGLGTPGGWLEAEKETLQKDGIGGPPGDSNKIEPSLHNLQTFVPTNYASYTQEHYVYAGKEIVIQESIESYGAVVWPGATALCQYLEKHTVELNLQDAKILEIGAGPGLVSIVASILGAQVTATDLPDVLGNLQYNLLKNTLKCTAHLPEVKELVWGEDLEQNFPKSTYYDYVLASDVVYDHYFLDKLLTTMVYLCQPGTVLLWANKFRFSTDYEFLGKFKQTFETTLLAEFPESSVKLFKGILKWD, encoded by the exons ATGGACCTGTGTCTGAGCTCCACGCAGCAGCCGGGGCGCCTTCGGGAAGGACTGGGAACCCCAGGTGGCTGGTTAGAGGCAGAGAAGGAGACTCTCCAGAAAGATGGCATCGGGGGACCCCCAGGAG ATTCTAACAAGATAGAACCATCTCTTCATAATCTCCAGACGTTTGTTCCTACAAACTATGCCAGTTACACTCAAGAGCACTATGTGTATGCAGGCAAGGAGATTGTCATTCAAGAATCTATAGAGAGTTATGGTGCAGTGGTGTGGCCAGGG GCTACAGCTTTGTGTCAGTATTTGGAGAAACACACAGTGGAACTGAATCTCCAAGATGCTAAAATACTTGAGATTGGTGCTGGACCAGGCCTTGTTTCCATTGTGGCTAGTATTTTAG gagcGCAAGTTACAGCAACTGATCTGCCTGATGTCCTTGGAAACCTTCaatacaatcttttaaaaaacacCCTAAAATGTACAGCACATCTGCCTGAAGTAAAAGAACTGGTATGGGGAGAAGACCTGGAACAAAACTTCCCCAAGTCAACTTATTATGATTATGTTTTGGCCTCTGATGTCGTCTATGATCATTACTTCCTGGACAAGTTGCTCACCACCATGGTATACCTTTGTCAGCCAGGAACAGTGTTGCTTTGGGCAAACAAGTTCAGATTCAGTACTGATTACGAATTTTTAGGTAAATTCAAGCAAACTTTTGAAACAACACTTTTGGCTGAATTTCCAGAGTCATCAGTCAAACTTTTTAAAGGAATACTAAAATGGGACTAA